In Bacillota bacterium, the sequence AGCTCCTGTGGATACCGTAACGTAACAGATATCAGGCCACGTTATATCATATAATATTCCACACGGAATCTAGCACTCGACTCCGCACCAATTGACCGCGGTGACGGCGTACGTCTTAGCAGCGGTGATTAACTCCTCAATTTCTACAAATTCATTGATCGAATGGGCAACTAGTATATCACCTGGACCGTAGACTATACTGGGGATACCCTTAAGATCAAGGAATGCAGCATCACAAACCGCCGTAAAGCCCTGATATGTCACCGGTGCACCCGTTGTAAACTCATGGGCAGATGCGCAAACCTGGCAAATAGACGAATCCTTATCAATGTTTGCCGCTGGCCAGTATTCCACCCATTCAATCTTCGGAGGGTGTTCAGCAAGCCAAGGATCAAGCATCGCTACATGATTGATATAGGTTTCGATCTCACGTTTAATATCTTCTGCTGGTTCTTGTGGGGGGAACCAGATTGCATAATCTATCTTGCAGTACTCAGAAACAATAAATGGATCTAGTACTCCGTGAGGTCCTCCTACAATAACACCAGGATGAATTGTGAATTGTCCGGGTTTAAAAAGCGGGTGTCTCTTCGTAATCCCCCATTGCTGTTCTAATTCTTGAAGTGCTCTTAAGATAAAGGTACCCTTCTCAATAGCATTTACACCTATCTCTGACCCTCCCCCGCCAGGGCGAACTAGCTCCCACCTAACTGAGGAATGAGTTGGCTTACCAATGCATGTTACATTCATCCAAAAAAGGCCAGCAGTAGCAGGCTCTATGGCGAGGTGGACAGGCGGGCCTGAGGGTTCCGAAACGATAGCCGCGTCGGCAACATAACCACGTTCGATTGTCGCGGTGGTACCTAATTCGTGGCTCATCGTTTCCTCACCAACAACGCTCTCAACGATCAAATCGCCCTTCAGCTTGCAACCTGCCTCTGCAATAACCTTTGCGGCGATAACTTGGGCTGCAACCCCACCCTTCATATCACAGGCACCGCGCCCATAGATTTTCCCATCCTCAACATTTCCGCTGAAGGGGTTTCCCCACATCCAGTCAGAATAATTTCCAACAGGGACTGTATCAATATGTCCATTGAAGATCAGAGACCTACCTCCACCGGTACCCTTAAATACCGCTACGAGATTAGTTCGTTCTGGTTCCTTCTCAAACATATCGACACGTGCACCCACTGGTGCTAAGATTTTTCGTATCAGTTCATTACACTTCTTTTCGCCGCCAAGTTCTTTGTCTCTATCTACACCAGCACAGTTAGGATTGACGCTTCGAATCCTCACGAGCCCTTGACATAGCTCAATAAGCTCATCTTTTAGCCTGTTACAGGCATCTACAATATACCTAGATATTTCAGGATTTAGGTTATGGTTGGAATCATCATAAGCTTCCATCTAGTTTACCCCTTTCCGATGTTTCTTCAGGTAGGTACCCCCATAGATTAATTTGCAGTTATAGTAGTGGGGGTACCTACCCCTATGGAATGCTATTTCCTCTTTAAAACGTAGTTTCTGGCATCCTGACGAATTCGTTCATGATCAAAATCATTTGCCGCTTTAATGAATCGATTGGAGACAACATCCTCTGCCCGGATTTTATTTAGGATCACCCCAGCAGCATACATGTCATCGATCTGTTTCTGCCATTTCTCCATCAGACAAACACCTAAGCCCTTATCCTTTGTCCACGGAGGAGCCATCAGTGCATTAAGCGCTTTAACTACATCCACCATACCTTTGAAACTCTTCGGGGTGACACCCGGGAAGGTTTCAAGGGCAATTTCCGCCGCAGCTTCGGGATTCTCTAATGAGAAAACAGCCCCCTTAGCTGCCGCTCGCGCGATACGCTCCACAAGGTCCGGACGTTTTTGTATCAACGCATCCGAGACAGTCAAGCCATTACTTTGGTAATCTAAGTAATCCTGCCCGGCAAGAAAACGGAGGCTAATTCCGGAACTTGCCCAGTTTTGATACTCCATTTCCCATGTTAAAACTGCATCCGTCTTCTTTTCCCATACCGCCAATTGCCTGCCTTCTCCCGCTACAACCCACTCGACATCCTTCTCAGTAAGCCCCGCGGCTTTTAAGATCGGGGCGGCAATTACTGTCCATCCCGAATCACCAAGTGCAATCTTCTTTCCCTTAAGGTCCCTGATACTCTTTATACCACTATCGGGGCGAACGCCAAAACCGAAGATATTCGTCTGGAGGGTATCATAAATCATCTTAATAGGAAGTCCCTTCGACCGAGCTGTAATCGCCACGTAACTCGAAGGATATGCTACGTCAGCCTGCCCGGTTGATATTAACTTAGTACAATCAACGGTTCCCAGAGCCGATTCGAATGTAAACTGAATGCCTTCCTCGGCAGCATACCCCATTTTATTTGCTATATGAAGATATACATCCTCCCCTGCAAGCTCGCGTGCCCGGGGAAATACCACTTTTACTGTCTCAAGTTTTCCAGCAGCCAAAGTAGGTACCGCGAAACCGAAGATGAGAAGGCCCAACATCAAAACTACTAGGAAGGTCACAAACAGTTTTTGTTTTCGCGGGTCCACCATAATGTTTTATCCCCCTTTTGTGAATGAATTTAGTCTTAACCCATATACATCGTTAGTAGCTAACCTTCTCTTTTATTCATACATCCCCCCTCAGTCGTAGCGATGGTAGCAAATACCTAGATTAAGTAGAGGTCAAGTCTTTACCTTTCTCATATTCAGCATAATTCTGTCAGATTGCTATTCAGTCTTCGTTTATCCCCCCAGTCATCGCAATTCATATCTCGTTATTCTGACCCCCTACCGCACCCATCGTACCACCCTCCCTCTAAGATAGCTGATAGTCAGGTATATCCCAATTCCAATTAACGCTAAGACCAAAATCAACGAATATAGTAGCGTCGTTTCTAAGGTACTGGCAAAGTAGATCAGCCGATTCCCTAGCCCCCTTGATCCTCCAACAAACTCTGCGGCCACAGCGGTAACCACACTGCCGATTCCTCCAATAGTCAATCCCGTAAATACTGAAGGAAGTGCACTAGGGAATCTCACCTTGATAAAAGTCTGCAATTTAGATGCACCGAGAGAATTCATTAGGTCAAGTTGAAGAGATTCTGTTCCGAGTAAACCAGTAATTGTATTCATCATAATGGGAGGAAATGATGCAATCACAACAGCAATAATCTTAGTCGTAATTCCGAACCCAAACCACAACATGAGGAGAGGCACTAAAGCAACAGTGGGCATGGTAACGAGCGTCAAAATGTACGGAGAAAGAAGCTTATCCAAAAACTTGTATTGTGCGATAAAAGCCCCCAAAACTATGCCAAGACATGCTCCAATGGCGAACCCTCCAAAGACCTCCTTAAGAGTCACGACTGCCTCTGGGAGGATAATGTCTCTAAAGCGGCTCATCAGTGTTGAGACAATAGCCGATGGTGGCGGTATGATCCAACCGGGTATATGAAACGCCTTAATAACAAATTCGGCCACCATTACTACGAGAATAAGTACACTAAAGACAATTACGTTTTCCCAAAGATTTCTTCCTCGCTCCTTCGCTTTCACGCTTTCCCAACTTGCAGACGAATCGGGCTGCAAAGCCTCGGCCACAAGAATCAACTCCTCTCAAACTACCTGAACTTGCCTATCATAGTCTAGGAGTCCAGACCTAATAAAACCTCAAGGATATCTAAATTATGTAATATTTACCAATGAGATCTCTAATCTGCTGAACCTGATCTAGGAAATTTCGTTCCGTAAGCATCTCCATGGTACGCGGCCTCGGTAAGTCTATTTCGACTTCCTTGATAATTTCTCCAGGTGATGGTTTCATCACCAATACACGGTCAGATAAGAGCACCGCCTCGGAAATACTATGTGTTACAAAACAGATAGTTTTTTTGCTCTTTTCCCAGATCGAAAGCAGTTCAAAATTCATCATTTCCCTAGTAATTGCATCAAGTGCTCCAAAAGGTTCATCCATGAGAAGAATAGATGGGTCATGCACCAATCCTCTTGCGATCCCAGCTCTTTGTTGCATACCGCCGGAGAGTTCTCGAGGGAACTTATCCTCAAAAGAGGAAAGCCCAACCAGTTTAAGCAAATCATGTGCACGTTGACGATTCTCGGCGGTGTTTATTCCCAAGACCTCCAAAGGGAGGATGACGTTTGCGAAAGTAGTTCGCCAAGGTAGTAAATTAGGCGACTGAAAAACGAAACCGAGGTCCTTATTGGCTTTCTGAATTACCTCTCCCCGTAACTTAACCGTGCCTTCACTAGGCTTATCTAAACCGGCTATAATACGTAGTACGGTTGTCTTGCCACAACCGCTTGGTCCTACTAAACTCACGAACTCGCC encodes:
- a CDS encoding ArgE/DapE family deacylase; translation: MEAYDDSNHNLNPEISRYIVDACNRLKDELIELCQGLVRIRSVNPNCAGVDRDKELGGEKKCNELIRKILAPVGARVDMFEKEPERTNLVAVFKGTGGGRSLIFNGHIDTVPVGNYSDWMWGNPFSGNVEDGKIYGRGACDMKGGVAAQVIAAKVIAEAGCKLKGDLIVESVVGEETMSHELGTTATIERGYVADAAIVSEPSGPPVHLAIEPATAGLFWMNVTCIGKPTHSSVRWELVRPGGGGSEIGVNAIEKGTFILRALQELEQQWGITKRHPLFKPGQFTIHPGVIVGGPHGVLDPFIVSEYCKIDYAIWFPPQEPAEDIKREIETYINHVAMLDPWLAEHPPKIEWVEYWPAANIDKDSSICQVCASAHEFTTGAPVTYQGFTAVCDAAFLDLKGIPSIVYGPGDILVAHSINEFVEIEELITAAKTYAVTAVNWCGVEC
- a CDS encoding ABC transporter substrate-binding protein translates to MVDPRKQKLFVTFLVVLMLGLLIFGFAVPTLAAGKLETVKVVFPRARELAGEDVYLHIANKMGYAAEEGIQFTFESALGTVDCTKLISTGQADVAYPSSYVAITARSKGLPIKMIYDTLQTNIFGFGVRPDSGIKSIRDLKGKKIALGDSGWTVIAAPILKAAGLTEKDVEWVVAGEGRQLAVWEKKTDAVLTWEMEYQNWASSGISLRFLAGQDYLDYQSNGLTVSDALIQKRPDLVERIARAAAKGAVFSLENPEAAAEIALETFPGVTPKSFKGMVDVVKALNALMAPPWTKDKGLGVCLMEKWQKQIDDMYAAGVILNKIRAEDVVSNRFIKAANDFDHERIRQDARNYVLKRK
- a CDS encoding ABC transporter permease → MKAKERGRNLWENVIVFSVLILVVMVAEFVIKAFHIPGWIIPPPSAIVSTLMSRFRDIILPEAVVTLKEVFGGFAIGACLGIVLGAFIAQYKFLDKLLSPYILTLVTMPTVALVPLLMLWFGFGITTKIIAVVIASFPPIMMNTITGLLGTESLQLDLMNSLGASKLQTFIKVRFPSALPSVFTGLTIGGIGSVVTAVAAEFVGGSRGLGNRLIYFASTLETTLLYSLILVLALIGIGIYLTISYLRGRVVRWVR
- a CDS encoding ABC transporter ATP-binding protein — encoded protein: MILEALNLSKTFYTERGKVWALHNVSFDVKEGEFVSLVGPSGCGKTTVLRIIAGLDKPSEGTVKLRGEVIQKANKDLGFVFQSPNLLPWRTTFANVILPLEVLGINTAENRQRAHDLLKLVGLSSFEDKFPRELSGGMQQRAGIARGLVHDPSILLMDEPFGALDAITREMMNFELLSIWEKSKKTICFVTHSISEAVLLSDRVLVMKPSPGEIIKEVEIDLPRPRTMEMLTERNFLDQVQQIRDLIGKYYII